The following coding sequences are from one Venturia canescens isolate UGA chromosome 5, ASM1945775v1, whole genome shotgun sequence window:
- the wfs1 gene encoding wolframin — protein MAGVVPLSGRTARKQWILHDGLKGSLRGLQSALAEDGCPESQVVLAKQLLDERCELNVDKEENAKLGVYWLTKASEQGNLEATDILKKCLATGRGITEHNYYDVKGCLDMSQDEKLARRAAREMFTSLSNGEDFVTTEQLGRRMRKLGNSHETETNCVERLSSTHYERSSGSEKQKCLDNKNGENLTESRKGGLSEGDGVDGHRLTARGIIEYGEVLENQGEKITEAALVSAATSYARGLLPIVSHAICTLERPEMRLDAIPLLQRPFVHPFESLKRLYIWIIERLGKRHFPMGKMIFASNIPTLLLLLVYSMLGTENLVLFVPMGLYYLSFLVMVIATFQMLQSKRELSEFRAWSGLFLSYSGGNLNAQEAEYQFCRNNLKPYGHFFLALLVNLMVYPIIAHQWTPQSELAIIAFALTLSTLCHFAWKDSSRFPDFLALLSFGVHVLAKYPYETDIVVAQTWRFLDIRVPTFASYVVGNGIEFCLNFRAVFYLLIPAVFAKMAARDNWRGTYKTLIPHCVTLSWWQIAILSSQGATWYGLIRGALALVGMVLFIPIASLASIVLPIIAATKYLAESELIIRIAITAILGVLPFFASWYLKRARTLKFNWIITCIQLGLGLVAGTFLSWPMIQDYKQNDGSDPSVGMVTTLSWEQYQNYCHQSAWEETSSKAQVQVQCAQLEGAMISWEGYVTNVRLKSIDNKLGTILNKFPHFVSEPLSCLWGDEIEDDCRMVDLLRRKSCQTIPRTNLRGRKEKCHLFGWNRYEFEIFVKMKNHIWGSNAEIVLIGDHSFTNFSLNIYPGDKIRFSGILTNQGLQSESLLGGARPHVDLDDVACIACHVTELQSTKRQRYEFTVSSVTQTFYLGTKLILNFLFNPLVIFK, from the exons ATGGCCGGCGTCGTGCCACTGTCTGGTAGAACAGCAAGAAAACAGTGGATACTTCACG ATGGTCTTAAAGGATCCTTGCGAGGACTTCAATCCGCATTGGCAGAGGATGGATGCCCGGAGTCACAAGTTGTCCTGGCTAAACAATTGTTGGACGAGAGATGCG AATTGAACGTTGATAAAGAAGAAAACGCCAAGCTCGGAGTTTATTGGCTGACCAAAGCGTCTGAACAAGGAAACTTAGAGGCGACTGacatcttgaaaaaatgtttagcaACGGGGCGTGGAATTACAGAGCATAATTATTATGACGTTAAGGGTTGTCTGGACATGTCGCAAGATGAAAAATTGGCAAGACGAGCAGCCCGAGAGATGTTTACCAG CCTTTCAAACGGCGAAGACTTCGTAACGACGGAGCAGCTTGGAagacgaatgagaaaattaGGAAACTCTCATGAGACAGAGACAAACTGCGTTGAGAGGCTATCGAGTACTCACTACGAAAGATCGAGTGGTAGCGAAAAGCAAAAGTGTTTAGACAACAAAAATGGAGAGAATTTGACTGAGAGTAGAAAAGGTGGTCTGAGCGAAGGGGACGGAGTGGATGGGCATCGTTTGACAGCACGTGGAATAATCGAGTATGGCGAAGTGTTAGAAAATCAGGGTGAAAAGATAACAGAGGCAGCTTTAGTATCAGCTGCAACGAGTTATGCTCGAGGGTTGCTACCAATAGTATCACATGCAATTTGCACTTTGGAGCGTCCGGAGATGCGATTAGACGCAATACCATTGCTCCAGAGACCGTTCGTTCATCCTTTCGAATCTTTGAAACGTCTCTACATTTGGATAATCGAAAGACTGGGCAAGCGTCATTTTCCAATGGGAAAAATGATATTCGCCTCAAATATCCCAACGCTGCTTCTTCTTCTCGTTTACTCGATGCTCGGCACGGAAAACCTCGTTCTTTTCGTTCCAATGGGACTCTACTATCTCTCGTTTCTCGTAATGGTTATCGCGACATTTCAAATGCTTCAAAGCAAACGAGAGCTGAGTGAATTTCGTGCCTGGTCCGGTTTATTTCTCAGTTATTCCGGTGGCAATTTAAATGCTCAAGAAGCAGAATACCAATTTTGCCGCAACAATCTCAAGCCTTACGGccacttttttctcgctctcctcGTGAATCTCATGGTTTATCCGATCATAGCACATCAATGGACACCCCAATCGGAATTAGCAATTATTGCTTTCGCTCTCACACTTTCGACTCTCTGCCATTTTGCCTGGAAAGATTCATCACGATTTCCCGACTTTTTGGCTCTCCTCAGCTTCGGGGTTCACGTTCTAGCCAAATATCCCTACGAAACTGATATCGTTGTTGCACAAACCTGGAGATTTCTCGATATTCGAGTTCCCACTTTCGCTTCATACGTCGTTGGCAACGGAATCGAATTTTGTCTTAATTTTCGCGCTGTTTTCTACCTCCTCATACCTGCGGTGTTCGCCAAAATGGCTGCACGTGATAATTGGCGAGGCACTTATAAAACACTTATTCCACATTGTGTGACTCTCAGTTGGTGGCAAATCGCGATACTGAGCTCTCAAGGCGCTACCTGGTATGGTCTCATTAGAGGTGCTCTCGCTCTCGTTGGCATGGTCCTCTTCATTCCCATTGCCAGCTTAGCTTCCATCGTTTTGCCTATCATAGCAGCCACCAAATATCTCGCCGAGAGCGAATTAATCATTCGAATCGCTATCACTGCTATACTCGGCGTTCTGCCCTTTTTTGCCTCATGGTATCTCAAGAGAGCAAGAACcttgaaattcaattggaTCATCACGTGTATTCAG CTGGGTCTTGGACTGGTAGCAGGAACATTTTTGTCCTGGCCAATGATACAAGACTATAAACAGAACGATGGATCAGACCCGAGTGTGGGAATGGTGACAACACTGAGTTGGGAGCAATACCAAAATTATTGTCATCAATCGGCGTGGGAGGAAACGTCGTCCAAGGCTCAAGTTCAGGTGCAATGTGCACAGTTGGAAGGAGCGATGATATCGTGGGAAGGTTACGTAACGAACGTGCGTTTGAAATCGATCGACAATAAGCTGGGCAcgatattgaacaaatttccGCATTTTGTGAGTGAACCATTGAGTTGTTTGTGGGGTGATGAAATCGAGGACGATTGTCGAATGGTGGACCTGCTCCGACGAAAATCATGCCAAACAATACCCAGAACAAATCTccgaggaagaaaagaaaaatgtcatTTGTTCGGTTGGAATCGATAcgaatttgagatttttgtcaaaatgaaaaatcacatTTGGGGCAGCAATGCCGAAATCGTGCTGATCGGCGATCACTCTTTCACGAATTTTAGTCTGAACATTTATCCTGGTgataaaatacgattttccGGAATTTTAACGAATCAAGGCTTACAAAGCGAATCTTTGCTCGGCGGTGCTCGACCACACGTTGATCTCGATGATGTCGCTTGCATTGCTTGCCACGTTACCGAATTGCAATCTACCAAACGGCAGAGATATGAATTTACTGTTAGCTCCGTCACTCAAACCTTCTATCTTGGAACTAAACTTATTCTTAATTTCCTGTTCAACCCActcgttattttcaaataa